The Plectropomus leopardus isolate mb chromosome 7, YSFRI_Pleo_2.0, whole genome shotgun sequence genome window below encodes:
- the LOC121945309 gene encoding cytochrome c oxidase subunit 6B1: MSETVEQKIKNYRTAPFDARFPNTNQTRNCFQNYLDFHRCNKALSARDQDVAPCDWYQRVYKSLCPMSWVAKWDEQIENGSFPGKI; encoded by the exons ATGTCTGAGACAGTTGAGCAGAAAATCAAGAACTACAGGACGGCTCCCTTTGACGCCCGATTCCCCAACACCAACCAGACCCGCAACTGCTTCCAGAACTACTTGG ACTTCCACAGGTGCAACAAGGCCCTGTCTGCCAGAGACCAGGATGTGGCTCCCTGTGATTGGTACCAGAGGGTTTACAAGAGCCTCTGTCCCATGAGCTGG GTCGCTAAATGGGACGAGCAGATAGAGAATGGAAGTTTCCCGGGAAAAATCTGA